One Armatimonadota bacterium genomic window, TTAATCTTTGAGACAAGGATGAACCGGGAGCAATTCGAGACAGAATTGGGGAAGATCTTGGATGGGGCCTTTGGCTATGCTGTCCGGCTCAGCAATGGGGATCGCAACGATGCCGAAGACCTGCTGCAAGATGCGACGGTCGCCGCTTGGCGCGGAAAGGACACCTTTCAGCCGGGAACCCATTTCAAAGCTTGGTTCTTTAGGATACTGACCAACACGCTTTACCGGAAAGCTGGCAAGAAACAAGTGGAGACTGTTCCCATTGATGAAGGTTCTTTCCCTTACTTGTTCCTGGAGGCC contains:
- a CDS encoding sigma-70 family RNA polymerase sigma factor, translated to MNREQFETELGKILDGAFGYAVRLSNGDRNDAEDLLQDATVAAWRGKDTFQPGTHFKAWFFRILTNTLYRKAGKKQVETVPIDEGSFPYLFLEATNAGAPLDSDPEAVLFDKLDTEAVLSALDGLPDEFRDVSALYFTADMSYEDIAESLGIPVGTVRSRLHRGRKLLQESLWDVAQSRGLARGPAGA